DNA from Kitasatospora herbaricolor:
GGTGGCGGACGCCCCGGCGGACTACCGGGCGTGGGCCGCGACGATGGCCGAGGCCACCCAGCAGGAGGGCGAGAAGCTGGCCGCGATCGCGTGGCCGGAGGCGGCCAAGGGCCCGGGCGAGGCCATGGTGGCCAGCAAGCCGGCCGCCGTGGAGGCCTGGCACGCGGTGAAGACGGCGCGGGACGGTGCGGAGCTGGCGCGGGCGGTGCAGCGGGCGAAGGCCCTGCTGCGCGACTCGGTCGGCGAGGCGAAGGCCGTCCGCGCGGCCCTGGGCCTGTCCACCGGCGAGCACCCCGGCGACCTCCAGGTCTGACGCGGGGCCGGTGCCGCAGGGACGTGCCCGGGGCCGTCCGGCCGTCGCCGGCCCCGGTCTTACGCACTGTTAACCAGTCCCGTACCTGCCGGTAGCGGTCGGCGCCTAGCGTCGTGCCCAGGGCCGGCCCGGCTCGACCCCCACGCGGGCCGGGCCCGCTACCCTCACCCGGGTGGAGACGTACCGGGTGATGCGGCAGGACGACAACGGCAATCGCTACCTGGTCGCCGGCGGACTGGACCGGGCGGAGGCCGAGCGGCTGGCCGCCGAGTTCGAGGCCCGCGGCCACAAGCAGCTGTACTGGGTGGAGTCCGAGGCCGCATAGGGTCGTGGCCATGGAGATCCGGATCGTCGTCGGCGGCGCACTCATCCACCAGGGCCGGGTGCTGGCCGCACGGCGCAGCGCGCCGCCCGAGGTGGCCGGAGGCTGGGAGTTCCCGGGCGGCAAGGCCGAGCCCGGCGAGTCCGAGGAGCAGGCGCTGGAGCGCGAGCTGCTGGAGGAACTGGGCGTCAGGGCCAAGGCCTTGGAGCCGCTGCCGGGCAGCTGGACGGTGCGGGCCGGGCTGGAGCTGCGGTTCTGGGCGGCCGAGCTGCTGTCGGGCGAGCCGCAGCCCCTGGAGGACCACTCCGAGCTGCGCTGGCTGGGTCCGGGCGAACTGGGCGACGTCGAGTGGCTGGAGCACGACCGTGAGGTCCTGCCGTACGTCGCCCGCCTGCTGGCCCGGGGCTGACCCGTCCGGGCCGGTACCGGCCCGTCGGCGGCTCGCAGCGCCCTCCTGAGCGCTCCCGGACACCCCGGACGCAGACACACCTCCGGGCCCCTCGGGAGCCCGCCGCCCGCCGGCGCCCGCGCCGCGACCCGCTCACGGCACCGACCGCGGCGGGCCGGGTAGGCCAATCGGAAACCACCGGACGGCTGCCGGGATAGCCACGGTTTCCGCGGGGTATGTCACTGTTCGGCAGCATTCGTCACCATCGGTGAGTCGGCCGTTCCGGCGGATCCGGTCGTGACCTGGGATCGGCCACGACATTCCGCGCCCCGGCACCCCGCCGAGGTGCGCAGCCCGAGAGGCGGAGGCCCCGTCGGTGTCGAGTACGGGTAATGGCGAGGGAGAACGACGAGCCCAGGGCCTTCCCCGACGGGGGCCGCGGCACGTGGCCCCCACCGGCCTGGGCCCGCTGCGCCGCGCGCAGGCGGGAGGCGCCTCCGCGCGGGCCCGGCTGCGCTCCGGCACCCGGGCCGCGGGCCCGGCCGCCCGCCGCCGCGAGGACACGGCCGGCCCCCGCACCACGCTGCCCCTCGTCCACCCGGGGCCCCCGACGGTGGGCACCCGGGGCGGTCCCGGGCTGGCGTTCCCCGACACCGGGCCGCCGGTGGAGGGGCCGCCGCTGCGGACCGAGGGCAGCCTCTTCGACGTGGTCAAGGTGGCCATCGCGATCCTGGACACCTCCGCCCGGGTGGTGCTGTGGAGTCCGGCGGCGGAGGACCTGCTCGGCTGGCCGAGCGAGCTGCTGGTGGGCCGCCGGATCGACGAACTGCTGGGCGACGAGGAGCAGGTCGCCCGGACCAGGGCGGCGATCCAGGCGACGCTGCGGACCGGTGCCTGGCACGGGCTGACCGAGATCCGCCACCGGGAGGGCCCCGCGGTCGCCGTCGAGGCCCGGATCTCGCTGCTGGTGGACGGTGACGGCACCCCGTTCCTCCAGGTGGCGCTGACCGAGGCGCGGGCCCTGCAGGCCGTCGAGCGCGACCTCGCGGTGCGCGACGCCCTGTTCGAGCAGTCCCCGCTGGGCATCGCGGTGCTCGACACCGACCTGCGCTACACCGCGGTCAACCAGACCCTGGCCGACATGAACGGCGTCCCGATCGAGGAGCACACCGGCCGGACCACCGGCGAGACGCTGCCCGAGCGGGCCGCCGACGAGATCACCGCCATCCAGCGGCAGGTGCTGGCCACCGGCGAGCCCGTCATCGACGTCACCCTGGCCTCCCCGGTGACGGCCCGCGCCGGGTTCCGCTCGATCTCCTACAGCCGGATGACCGACCGGGCGGGCCGGGTGCTCGGCATCTCCGGCACCGTGATGGACGTGACCGAGCGGTACCGGGCGGTGGCCAAGGTCGAGCACGCCCGCCGCCGGCTGTCGCTGCTCAACGAGTTCGGCTCCCGGGTCGGCGACCTGCTGGACGCCGCCCGGATCGCCCAGGAGCTGGCGAGCGCGGTGGTGCCCCGGCTGACCGACCACGCGGCGGTGATCCTGCTGCAGGCCGTCGCGCACGGGGACGACCTGCCCCGGCACGGTCACGACCGCCGCACCTCCCTGCTGCAGCTCGGCACCGCCTCGGTCCAGGACGGCCCGGAGGTGGAGGTGATGCTCCGCCGGGGGGCCAGGATCACCTTCGCGGAGGACTCCGCCTGCGGCCGGGTGCTGCGCACCGGCGTGCCCGAGCTGCTGTCCGGCGCGGACGAGCTGAGCGACGTCACCTACCCGGCCGACCCGAAGATGCAGGCCGCCCAGGAACTCGGGGTGCACTCGATGCTGGTGGTGCCGCTGCGGGCCCGCGGCATCGTGATCGGCCTGCTGCTGGTCAGCCGGGCCGGCTACCGCGAGGGCTTCGACCGCGACGACCTCGCCTTCACCGTGGAGCTGGCCGACCGGGCCGGCAGCTCGCTGGACAACGCCCGGCTGTACGCCCGGGAGCGCACCGCGGCGCTCACCCTGCAGCGCACCCTGCTCCCGCAGCAGGTGCCGCAGCCGACCGGGGTGGAGGTCGCCTACCGGTACGTGCCGGGCAGCAGCGGCACCGAGGTCGGCGGCGACTGGTTCGACGTCATCCCGCTGCCCGGCGACCGTACTGCGCTGGTGGTCGGCGACGTGATGGGTCACGGCCTGCGGGCCGCCGCCACGATGGGCCGGCTGCGGACGGCGGTGCGCACCCTGGCGGGCCTGGACCTGCCGCCGGACGTCCTGCTGCGGCACGTCCACGAGCTGACCGACGACCTCGCCCAGAGCCCGGACGAGGCCCTGCTGGCGACCTGCATCTACGCCGTCTTCGACCCGGCGACGGCCCGGCTGGTGGTCGCCAAGGCCGGGCACATCCCGCCGGTGCTGATCGTCCCGAGGGAGGCCGCCGAGGAGCCGACCCGCACCGGCGGCCCGCTGCCGGGCGGGGTCGGCCGGGTGCTGGAGCTGCCCTCGGGGGCGCCGCTCGGGGTCGGCGGGGTGCCCTTCGAATCGGTCGAGCTGAAGATCCCGGAGGGCAGTCTGCTGGCGCTCTGCACCGACGGGCTGGTGGAGTCCCGCGACAAGGACCTCGACGTCGGCCTGGGCCGGCTGCTGACGGTGCTGGAGGAGCCGTACGCGTCCATCCAGCAGGCCTGCGAGGCGGTGCTGGGCACCATGGAGCAGGGCCGGGAGCCCGACGACGTCGCCCTGCTGCTGGCCCGGCTGGGCCACGGGCAGGCCGGCACCCCCACGGCCGGCTGGACCCTGCCGGCCGAGCCGACCGCCGTCGCCCGGGCGCGCCGGCTGGTCCGGGCCACCCTGGCCGAGTGGGGCGTGGAGGAGCTCACCGACACGGCCGAGCTGCTGGTCAGCGAACTGGTCACCAATTCCGTCCGCTATGCGAGCGCACCGATCGGCGTCCGGTTGACGCTGGGCAACACCCTGCTGGTGGAGATCTCCGACCCGCTGCCCGACCCGCCCCGGGAGCGGCACGCGGCGGAGGCCGACGAGGGCGGCCGGGGGCTGGAACTCGTCCGCCGGATGGCCCTTCGCTGGGGGGCGCGGGCCGAAGGAATCGGCAAGGTCGTCTGGTTCGAACAGGCGCTCCCGGGTATGGAGCCGGACGAGAGGTGACGCGAGTAGATCGGGACATGACATGGCGTACGGCGGTCCGAGGGGGCGCGCACGACAGCAGGGGGCGCGGGCGTGGCATTGTGGTTGCGCGGGCGTCCGGACAAAAACCTTCGCCCGATCTGATGTTGTGATGTTGAGGGCGTGTGCGCTCACCCCTCGATGATGAATACTCGGTCTTCTCGACATCCGGACGGTCGCGGGTTGGAGGGGTCGGTCCGTTGAACAGCACCCCGGCGCGGAGCGCGCCGATCAGCAGCGGTCATGTCGCCGTGCCCGGACAGTCCACCGCTCCCGGCGGACTGCCGAGGCCCGCGCCCGCGAACCTGGCCCGCTGGGGCCACGGCCAGCCCGGATCGATCTACGACTACATCCGCGTCGCCACCTTCGCGATCGGCCCGGACGGCCGGATCAGCCAGTGGAGCGACCGCGCCGCCGAGTTCTTCGGCCTGCCCGCCGCCGAGGCGGTCGGCGCCGACCCGATCACCACCTTCGTGCCGCGCGAGCTCTGGGCCCGCGGCCGGGCCAGGCTGGAGAACATCCTCCGCGGCGAGGAGTGGGTCGGCACCGCCCCCTATCGCGACGCCACCGGCGCCGAGAGCCTCGCCGAGCTGTACCTGATGCCCGACAGCGCACTGCCCGCCTCCGGCGCGACCTGCCTGGCCGTCGACCTCGGCCGGCTGCGCCGGATCGAGACCGACCTGGCGGCCTCGGAGGCCGTCTTCGGGCAGACCCCGACCGGGTTCGTGCTCTTCGACGCCCGGCTGCGCCTGCAGCGCGTCAACGACGCCTTCGCCTCCGGCGTCGGCCTCGGCCCCGGCGACCTGGAGGGCCTCACCCCGTACGACCTCTTCCCGCCCTCCGAGGCCGACCGCCTGGCCGCCGCCCTGCGCAAGGTGCTGGACAGCGGCGAGCCCGTGTTCGACCTGCGCTTCCACGCCCCCGCCGTCGAGGGCAACCGGCTCTGGGCCATCTCGCTCTACCGCCTCGACGGCGGGGGCGGGCAGCCGATGGGCGTCGCCGGGCAGGTCTCGGACGTCACCAGCCGCCACGTCGCCGAGCGCGAGGCCGACGGGGTCCGGCGCAATCTCGCACTGCTCAACGAGGCCAGCGCGCACATCGGCTCGACCCTCGACCTGGAGACCACCGCCAAGGAACTGCTGGACGTCGTCGTCCCGCCGTTCTGCGACCTGGCCACCGTCGACCTCTACACCGCGCTGCTGACCGGCGAGAACGCCCCGCGGTCGGCCCGGCTCGGCGAGCCGGTGCTCACCGACGGCTGCGGCGAGCTGCGCCGGGTCGCCGTCTCCAGCGTGGTCGGCGGCGCCTCCTCGGTGCTCGGCTCGGTGGCCGGGTTCCCGGTGGCCGAGGCCGGCGGCACGCTCTGTTACCCGCGCCGCTCCCCGCACGCCCGGGCCCTGCGCACCGGGCGCAGCGTCGCCCCCGAGCCGGGGCCGGACCCGCTGCTGCGCTCCACCCTGATCGTCCCGCTGGTCGCCCGGGACCAGGTGCTCGGCCTGGTCCAGCTCTCCCGCGCGATCGGCAGCGAGCCCTTCGACGCCCGCGACGTCGCGATCGCCGAGGAACTGGTCGCCCGCGCCGCCGTCTGCATCGACAACGCCCGGCTGTACCGCCGTGAGCACGAGCGCGCGCTGATCCTGCAGCGCAGCCTGCTGCCCCCGGGCAACCCGGCCGCCAGCGGCCTGGAGATCGCCTGTCGCTACCTGCCCAGCAACAACAACACCGAGGTCGGCGGCGACTGGTTCGACATCATCCCGCTGCCCGGCAACCGCACCGCCCTGGTGATCGGCGACGTGATGGGCCGCGGCCTGCGGGCCGCCGTCGCGATGGGCCAGCTGCGCACCGCGGTCCGGACCCTCGCGATGCTCGACCTCGACCCCGCCGAGGTGCTCACCGCCCTGGACGAGATCGCCCGCGGGCTCGGCGACGACTCCGCCCCGGCCGCCGGCACCACCCCGTACGGCCGGCTCACCTCGCCCGCCGACGAGGAGGCCCGCGAGGTCTACCTGGCCACCTGCGTGTACGCCGTCTTCGACGCCGTCACCCGGCGGTGCGTCTTCGCCAACGCCGGCCACCTGCCGCCGGTCCTGCTCAGCCCCGGCGAGAGCGCCCGGATGCTCGACGTCCCGCCCGGCCTGCCGCTCGGCGTCGGCGGCGAGCCCTTCGAGGAGGTCGAGCTGACCCTCCCGGACGGCGCCCTGCTCGGCCTGTACACCGACGGCCTGGTCGAGTCCCGCAAGCACCAGCTGGACGAGGGCCTGCGCGCCTTCCGGCAGGCGCTGTCGGCCGGCGCCAAGAGCCTGGAGGACCTCTGCGACCACGTCCTCGGCGAGCTCAACCCGCACCACGGCGAGGACGACATCGCCCTGCTGATGGCCAAGGTGCACGCCTTCCCCGAGGACTCCGTCGGCGACTGGCGCCTGCCGCCCGAGCCGACCTCGGTCGCCAAGGCCCGCGAGCTGGCCTGCAGCTGGCTGCTGGCCCGCGGCCTGGACGAGCTGGTCGACACCACCGAGCTGCTGGTCAGCGAGCTGGTGACGAACGCCCTGCGGCACGGCCGGGGCGACATCCGGCTGCGGCTGCTGCGCGACCGGACGGTGGTCTGCGAGGTCTGGGACGACGGCTACGCGCAGCCCCGCCAGCGCCGCGCCCAGGAGACCGACGAGGGCGGCCGCGGCCTGCAGCTGGTCAGTCTGCTCGCGGAGCGCTGGGGCAGTCGCCGCACCCCCAAGGGCAAGATCGTCTGGTTCGAGTTGAGCCCCTGACCGGCGCGGCGGCCCGCCGGCCGCCCCTCGCCGGCCGCCCGGCCCGCCGCACCCCGGCTGTCCGCCACGCGGGTGCTTCGGCGCGGCCGTCCGCCGTGTCGGGCCCGCGCCCGGCGCCGCCGTCGCGTTGAGTGGTGACCCACCCCGGTCATCGGGTCACCCGACCAGCCGACGGAGCCGAGCATGCGCGCCCGCCAGATCACCGCCGCAGCCGCCGCGCTGCTCCTCACCGGCATGCTGGCCGGCTGTTCGGACGACCCGGCGCCTACCGCCGTGGCCGCCTCCGACGTCAGCGCCGCCGACCGCGCCCAGGTCCGCGAGGGGGGCACCCTGCGCTGGGCCGTCGACGCCGTCCCCAGCACGCTCAACGTGTACCAGCCGGCGGCCACCGCCGACTCCGAGCTGATCGCCCGGGCCGTGCTGCCCTCGCTCTTCCGCTTCGACGAGCACGCCCGCCCCACCGCCGACCCGGACTACCTGCTCTCCGCCGAGTCCACCCCGGCCGGGCAGACCCCGCAGGTCGTCACCTACCGGCTCAACCCCAAGGCGGTCTGGAGCGACGGCACCCCGCTCTCGGTCGCCGACTTCAGCGCCCAGCGCAGCGCCCTGGCCGGGGTGAACCCGGCCTACCAGGCGGCCCGGCCGGCCGGGTACGACGCGATCGACTCGATCACCCAGGGCGCCGGCCCCGGCGAGGTCAAGGTCACCTTCAAGCAGCCCTACGGGCAGTGGCGGGCGCTCTTCGGCCCGCTCTACCCGGCCTCCGCCACCGGCTCCCCGGAGGCGTTCAACCAACCGCTCGCGGGGGAGTTCCACACCTCCGGCGGACCTTTCCTGCTCGCCGACTGGGACCGGACGGCGGGCCGGGCGGCGCTGGTCCGCAATCCGAAGTGGTGGGGCGACGCGCCGAAGGCCGAGCGGATCGACTTCCTCGCCACCCCCGCGGCCGCCCGGCTGGACGCCCTCGACCAGGGCAAGCTCGACATCGCGACGCTCACCGAGGCGGTCGACCGGGCCGGCGGTCCGGAGCCCGCGCTCGCCCAGGCCGCGGCCACCACCGTGCCGTCCGGGGCCGCCGTACCGTCCTCGCAGACTGCGGCGTCCGTCTCCGTCTCCGCCTCCGCCTCCGCCTCCGCCTCCGCCTCCGCCTCCGCCTCCGCGCCCTCGGCCGCAGCCGCGCCGCCCGACTCGGCCGGCGTCGCGCTGGCCGTGGCCTCCGCGCAGGCGCTCAAGCGGGCCGAGTCCCTGCCCGGGCTCTCGCTGCACCGGGCGGCCGCCCCGGCCCTCACCGAACTCACCCTCAACGCGTCCCGGGCGCCGCTCACCGACCCGGCCGTCCGCCGGGCGCTGGCCCGGGCCGTCGACCGCCGCAAGACCGCCGACGCCGCCCTCACCCCGCTCGGCCTGCCGGCCACCCCGCTCGGCAACCACCTGCTGGCGGTCGGCCAGGACGGGTACCAGGACAACAGCGGCGCGGCCGGGGACGTCCCGGCGACCCGGCTGCTGGACGAGGCCGGCTGGAAGAGCGCGGGCTCCGGCACCCGGTCCAAGGACGGCAAGGAGCTCAGCCTCACCCTGCTGCTGCCCGAGGGCTCGGCCACCGCCCGGCGCACCGCCGAGGCGCTGACCGCGGACCTGGCCGGGGCCGGCATCGCGCTGCACTCCAAGGCCGTCCCCGTCGACAGCTTCGTCAGCGGCCCGC
Protein-coding regions in this window:
- a CDS encoding SpoIIE family protein phosphatase → MNSTPARSAPISSGHVAVPGQSTAPGGLPRPAPANLARWGHGQPGSIYDYIRVATFAIGPDGRISQWSDRAAEFFGLPAAEAVGADPITTFVPRELWARGRARLENILRGEEWVGTAPYRDATGAESLAELYLMPDSALPASGATCLAVDLGRLRRIETDLAASEAVFGQTPTGFVLFDARLRLQRVNDAFASGVGLGPGDLEGLTPYDLFPPSEADRLAAALRKVLDSGEPVFDLRFHAPAVEGNRLWAISLYRLDGGGGQPMGVAGQVSDVTSRHVAEREADGVRRNLALLNEASAHIGSTLDLETTAKELLDVVVPPFCDLATVDLYTALLTGENAPRSARLGEPVLTDGCGELRRVAVSSVVGGASSVLGSVAGFPVAEAGGTLCYPRRSPHARALRTGRSVAPEPGPDPLLRSTLIVPLVARDQVLGLVQLSRAIGSEPFDARDVAIAEELVARAAVCIDNARLYRREHERALILQRSLLPPGNPAASGLEIACRYLPSNNNTEVGGDWFDIIPLPGNRTALVIGDVMGRGLRAAVAMGQLRTAVRTLAMLDLDPAEVLTALDEIARGLGDDSAPAAGTTPYGRLTSPADEEAREVYLATCVYAVFDAVTRRCVFANAGHLPPVLLSPGESARMLDVPPGLPLGVGGEPFEEVELTLPDGALLGLYTDGLVESRKHQLDEGLRAFRQALSAGAKSLEDLCDHVLGELNPHHGEDDIALLMAKVHAFPEDSVGDWRLPPEPTSVAKARELACSWLLARGLDELVDTTELLVSELVTNALRHGRGDIRLRLLRDRTVVCEVWDDGYAQPRQRRAQETDEGGRGLQLVSLLAERWGSRRTPKGKIVWFELSP
- a CDS encoding SpoIIE family protein phosphatase, translating into MAPTGLGPLRRAQAGGASARARLRSGTRAAGPAARRREDTAGPRTTLPLVHPGPPTVGTRGGPGLAFPDTGPPVEGPPLRTEGSLFDVVKVAIAILDTSARVVLWSPAAEDLLGWPSELLVGRRIDELLGDEEQVARTRAAIQATLRTGAWHGLTEIRHREGPAVAVEARISLLVDGDGTPFLQVALTEARALQAVERDLAVRDALFEQSPLGIAVLDTDLRYTAVNQTLADMNGVPIEEHTGRTTGETLPERAADEITAIQRQVLATGEPVIDVTLASPVTARAGFRSISYSRMTDRAGRVLGISGTVMDVTERYRAVAKVEHARRRLSLLNEFGSRVGDLLDAARIAQELASAVVPRLTDHAAVILLQAVAHGDDLPRHGHDRRTSLLQLGTASVQDGPEVEVMLRRGARITFAEDSACGRVLRTGVPELLSGADELSDVTYPADPKMQAAQELGVHSMLVVPLRARGIVIGLLLVSRAGYREGFDRDDLAFTVELADRAGSSLDNARLYARERTAALTLQRTLLPQQVPQPTGVEVAYRYVPGSSGTEVGGDWFDVIPLPGDRTALVVGDVMGHGLRAAATMGRLRTAVRTLAGLDLPPDVLLRHVHELTDDLAQSPDEALLATCIYAVFDPATARLVVAKAGHIPPVLIVPREAAEEPTRTGGPLPGGVGRVLELPSGAPLGVGGVPFESVELKIPEGSLLALCTDGLVESRDKDLDVGLGRLLTVLEEPYASIQQACEAVLGTMEQGREPDDVALLLARLGHGQAGTPTAGWTLPAEPTAVARARRLVRATLAEWGVEELTDTAELLVSELVTNSVRYASAPIGVRLTLGNTLLVEISDPLPDPPRERHAAEADEGGRGLELVRRMALRWGARAEGIGKVVWFEQALPGMEPDER
- a CDS encoding NUDIX domain-containing protein, giving the protein MEIRIVVGGALIHQGRVLAARRSAPPEVAGGWEFPGGKAEPGESEEQALERELLEELGVRAKALEPLPGSWTVRAGLELRFWAAELLSGEPQPLEDHSELRWLGPGELGDVEWLEHDREVLPYVARLLARG
- a CDS encoding ABC transporter family substrate-binding protein, which gives rise to MRARQITAAAAALLLTGMLAGCSDDPAPTAVAASDVSAADRAQVREGGTLRWAVDAVPSTLNVYQPAATADSELIARAVLPSLFRFDEHARPTADPDYLLSAESTPAGQTPQVVTYRLNPKAVWSDGTPLSVADFSAQRSALAGVNPAYQAARPAGYDAIDSITQGAGPGEVKVTFKQPYGQWRALFGPLYPASATGSPEAFNQPLAGEFHTSGGPFLLADWDRTAGRAALVRNPKWWGDAPKAERIDFLATPAAARLDALDQGKLDIATLTEAVDRAGGPEPALAQAAATTVPSGAAVPSSQTAASVSVSASASASASASASASAPSAAAAPPDSAGVALAVASAQALKRAESLPGLSLHRAAAPALTELTLNASRAPLTDPAVRRALARAVDRRKTADAALTPLGLPATPLGNHLLAVGQDGYQDNSGAAGDVPATRLLDEAGWKSAGSGTRSKDGKELSLTLLLPEGSATARRTAEALTADLAGAGIALHSKAVPVDSFVSGPLAAGDFDLALFSWPATASPATDERAVYAKPQPGPDGAPRLGSNYARTGTAEIDLLFDRAAAELDPAAERSLLQQADARIWELGHSVPLYQRPDLVAVRNGVAGAGAYGFARPRYQDLGFLATT